The Akkermansia sp. N21116 genome includes a region encoding these proteins:
- a CDS encoding carbon starvation protein A yields MHINGTFYFLLCFALLITGYFTYGKLMERVFRPSDKRLTPAVASPDGVDFMVLPAWKIFLIQLLNIAGLGPVYGAILGALYGPVAMLWITFGCILGGAVHDYFSGMMSLRHGGMSLPELIGKYLGNSSRQIIRYLCIILIILVGVVFATGPAQLLSNMTGMSMPVWAGLIFFYYFAATILPIDALIGRIYPLFAICLILMAGSMFGALFFCGSEIIPECTISFGTHPAGLPVWPMLFITIACGAISGFHATQSPMMARCIKSERQGRAVFYGPMITEGIIALIWCAVGLTFYQSPEAMNEAIKAGSASKVVFDSSNSMLGHTGSILAILGVVVLPITSGDTALRSARLMIADALHVSQKSIAPRLTIAIPLLAICLVMTQLSFDTIWRYFGWFNQCIACFTLWSIAVFLRRSGRVHWYATVPGVFLTAVCITYLLTDKICLGFPHGISMVIGWCVSLALVPVLIKRVTPHRRSHFRSRF; encoded by the coding sequence ATGCACATCAACGGCACCTTCTATTTTCTACTCTGCTTTGCTCTGCTCATCACCGGGTATTTCACATACGGAAAGTTGATGGAGCGGGTCTTCCGCCCCAGCGACAAAAGACTGACGCCTGCCGTGGCCTCACCCGACGGGGTCGACTTCATGGTGTTGCCCGCGTGGAAGATTTTCTTGATCCAGCTTCTGAACATTGCGGGGCTCGGCCCTGTGTACGGAGCCATCCTGGGCGCCCTGTACGGTCCTGTCGCCATGCTCTGGATCACCTTCGGCTGTATCCTGGGCGGAGCCGTCCACGACTATTTTTCCGGTATGATGTCCCTGCGGCACGGAGGCATGAGCCTTCCGGAACTGATCGGCAAGTACCTGGGCAACTCCTCCAGGCAAATCATCCGCTACCTCTGCATCATCCTCATCATCCTGGTCGGCGTCGTCTTTGCCACCGGCCCGGCCCAGCTCCTGTCCAACATGACCGGCATGAGCATGCCCGTATGGGCCGGACTTATCTTCTTTTACTACTTTGCCGCCACCATCCTGCCGATCGATGCCCTCATCGGGCGCATCTACCCGCTTTTCGCCATCTGCCTGATCCTGATGGCGGGATCCATGTTCGGAGCTCTTTTCTTCTGTGGCTCCGAGATCATTCCGGAGTGCACCATCTCCTTCGGAACGCACCCGGCCGGCCTTCCCGTCTGGCCCATGCTTTTCATCACCATTGCCTGTGGAGCCATCAGCGGATTCCACGCCACCCAGTCCCCGATGATGGCGCGCTGCATCAAATCGGAACGCCAGGGCCGTGCCGTTTTCTACGGCCCCATGATTACCGAAGGCATCATCGCCCTGATCTGGTGCGCCGTGGGGCTTACCTTCTACCAATCGCCAGAGGCCATGAATGAGGCGATCAAAGCGGGAAGTGCCAGCAAAGTCGTCTTTGATTCTTCCAATTCCATGCTCGGTCATACGGGCAGCATCCTCGCCATTCTAGGCGTCGTCGTCCTTCCCATAACCTCGGGCGACACAGCCCTGCGCAGCGCCCGGCTCATGATTGCGGATGCCCTGCATGTCTCCCAGAAGAGCATAGCTCCCCGCCTGACCATCGCCATCCCGCTGCTGGCCATCTGCCTCGTCATGACTCAGCTCAGTTTCGACACCATCTGGCGCTACTTCGGCTGGTTCAACCAATGTATTGCATGCTTCACCCTGTGGAGTATTGCCGTATTCCTCCGACGAAGCGGCAGAGTCCACTGGTACGCCACGGTTCCCGGAGTATTCCTGACGGCAGTCTGTATCACATATCTTCTGACGGATAAAATCTGCCTCGGTTTTCCGCACGGCATCTCCATGGTCATCGGCTGGTGCGTCTCCCTGGCACTCGTTCCCGTACTCATCAAGAGGGTCACCCCGCACCGCCGTTCTCATTTCCGCAGCCGTTTCTAA
- a CDS encoding 2-hydroxyacid dehydrogenase: MNPVKTAFFSVKPYDIRFFDISNKQFGFDLRYFKGTLNMNTIALTQGMDAVCIFVNDIADAEIIAALRNNGVRLLALRCAGFNNVDLHAAADNGLPVVRVPQYSPYAVAEHAVALMLSLNRKIHRAYWRTRDGNFSLHGLMGFDMNAKTAGIIGTGKIARIVIRILKGFGMNILAYDPFPDESYARAEGFRYTSLDELYAGADIISLHCPLTDQTRYLIDSSAISNMKDGVMIINTGRGKLIHTDILIDGLKSGKIGSAGLDVYEEEGDYFYEDKSDKIIDDDTLARLLSFNNVIVTSHQGFLTQEALHNIADITLQNISDFIQEKPLANLVTSGT, encoded by the coding sequence ATGAATCCGGTCAAAACAGCTTTCTTCAGCGTCAAGCCTTACGATATACGGTTTTTCGATATATCCAACAAACAGTTCGGCTTCGATCTCCGTTATTTCAAAGGAACTTTGAACATGAACACCATTGCCCTGACCCAGGGCATGGATGCCGTCTGCATCTTTGTCAACGATATTGCCGATGCAGAAATCATCGCCGCCCTGCGAAACAACGGAGTCCGGTTGCTGGCCCTGCGTTGCGCCGGCTTCAATAACGTGGATCTCCACGCCGCCGCCGACAACGGATTACCCGTTGTGCGAGTACCTCAATATTCTCCTTATGCCGTTGCCGAACATGCCGTAGCGCTCATGTTATCCCTCAACCGCAAAATACATCGGGCCTATTGGCGGACTCGCGACGGAAACTTTTCGCTTCATGGCCTCATGGGGTTCGACATGAACGCTAAAACGGCAGGAATCATCGGTACCGGCAAGATCGCCCGCATCGTCATCCGTATCCTGAAAGGATTTGGCATGAACATCCTCGCCTACGACCCCTTTCCCGACGAATCCTACGCCCGGGCGGAAGGTTTCCGTTACACGAGCCTGGATGAATTATATGCCGGAGCAGACATCATCTCCCTGCACTGTCCGCTGACCGACCAGACACGTTACTTGATCGATAGCAGCGCCATTTCCAACATGAAAGACGGAGTGATGATCATCAATACCGGACGAGGAAAACTCATCCATACCGATATCTTGATCGACGGATTGAAATCCGGAAAAATCGGTTCTGCCGGTCTCGACGTCTACGAAGAAGAAGGAGACTATTTCTACGAAGACAAGTCCGATAAAATCATTGACGACGACACTCTTGCCCGCTTGCTTTCCTTCAACAATGTCATCGTAACCTCCCACCAGGGTTTCCTGACGCAGGAAGCCCTTCACAACATCGCCGACATTACTCTCCAGAATATCAGTGATTTTATTCAAGAAAAGCCTCTCGCCAACCTTGTCACATCCGGAACCTAG
- the gpmA gene encoding 2,3-diphosphoglycerate-dependent phosphoglycerate mutase, with product MKKVVLLRHGESVWNRENRFTGWTDVDLTEKGVREALRAGELLKKKGFLFGKAFTSYLKRAVKTLNGVLDKLDQDWIPVEKDWRLNEKHYGSLQGLNKSETAQQYGDEQVLIWRRSYDIAPPALTEADPRHPMHDIRYSGVAPMQLPATESLKDTIARILPYWSETILPSLKNHNQILVVAHGNSLRGIIKHLKHISDEEIVHLNLPTGIPYVFEFDYNLNPVNDYFLGDPEEIRQLMEAVANQAKQRT from the coding sequence ATGAAAAAAGTCGTTTTGCTGCGCCACGGAGAAAGCGTATGGAACCGGGAAAACCGTTTTACGGGGTGGACGGATGTCGATCTCACGGAAAAGGGAGTCCGGGAAGCCTTGAGAGCGGGGGAACTCCTGAAGAAAAAGGGGTTCCTGTTCGGCAAAGCTTTCACCTCTTATTTGAAGAGAGCCGTCAAAACCCTTAACGGCGTATTGGACAAACTCGACCAGGACTGGATACCCGTCGAAAAAGACTGGCGCCTCAACGAAAAACACTACGGATCCCTCCAGGGACTCAACAAAAGCGAAACCGCACAACAGTACGGAGACGAACAAGTCCTCATCTGGCGCCGAAGTTACGACATCGCCCCCCCGGCTCTGACAGAGGCCGATCCTCGCCATCCGATGCATGACATCCGCTATAGCGGAGTAGCGCCGATGCAACTCCCCGCCACGGAATCCCTAAAAGATACCATTGCCCGCATTCTTCCCTATTGGAGCGAGACCATTCTCCCCTCGCTGAAAAATCACAATCAAATCCTCGTCGTCGCCCACGGCAACAGTCTCCGGGGCATCATCAAACACCTGAAACACATCTCCGATGAGGAAATCGTCCATCTCAACCTCCCCACAGGGATCCCCTATGTCTTCGAATTCGACTATAATCTGAACCCGGTCAACGATTACTTCCTGGGAGACCCGGAAGAAATCCGCCAACTCATGGAAGCCGTCGCCAATCAGGCCAAACAACGTACCTGA